One Kitasatospora sp. NBC_01266 genomic window carries:
- a CDS encoding acyl-CoA mutase large subunit family protein codes for MAAEPRQSESGLPIAPLYGPEPPAPALGRPGEYPFTRGVYPSMYTGRPWTMRQYAGFGTAAESNARYRQLIAGGTTGLSVAFDLPTQMGYDSDAPLAAGEVGKVGVAIDSVEDMGVLLEGIPLGEVSTSMTINAPAALLLLLLQLVGEAQGVAAHRLTGTVQNDVLKEYIARGTYIFPPEPSLRLVADVFKYCRAEIPRWNTISISGYHMAEAGADPAQEIAFTLANGIAYVRTALAAGMAVDDFAPRLSFFFVARTTLLEEVAKFRAARRIWARIMRDTFGARNPKSQMLRFHTQTAGVQLTAQQPEVNLARVTVQALAAVLGGTQSLHTNSFDEAIALPTEKAARLALRTQQVLAYESDVTATVDPFAGSYAVEAMTDEVEAAVLGLLERIEELGGAVAAIEQGYQKAAIERTAYRIQQETDAGERTVVGVNRFQQAVEEPYQPLRVDPAIEARQAGRLARLRAERDRSAVDRALRGLRRAAEGSDNVLYPMKEALAARATLGEVSDALRQVWGMYRPVERF; via the coding sequence ATGGCAGCAGAGCCACGACAGAGCGAGTCCGGTCTCCCGATCGCGCCGCTGTACGGCCCCGAACCGCCCGCTCCCGCGCTCGGGCGGCCGGGGGAGTACCCGTTCACCCGGGGCGTCTATCCCTCGATGTACACCGGGCGCCCGTGGACCATGCGCCAGTACGCCGGTTTCGGCACCGCCGCCGAGTCCAACGCCCGCTACCGGCAGCTGATCGCGGGCGGCACCACGGGGCTCTCGGTCGCCTTCGACCTGCCGACCCAGATGGGCTACGACTCGGACGCCCCGCTCGCGGCCGGCGAGGTGGGCAAGGTGGGCGTGGCGATCGACAGCGTCGAGGACATGGGGGTGCTCCTCGAGGGCATCCCGCTGGGCGAGGTCTCCACCTCGATGACCATCAACGCGCCCGCCGCCCTGCTCCTGCTGCTGCTCCAACTGGTCGGCGAGGCCCAGGGGGTGGCGGCGCACCGGCTCACCGGCACGGTGCAGAACGACGTGCTCAAGGAGTACATCGCCCGCGGCACCTACATCTTCCCGCCGGAGCCCTCGCTGCGGCTGGTCGCCGACGTCTTCAAGTACTGCCGGGCCGAGATCCCCCGGTGGAACACCATCTCGATCTCCGGCTACCACATGGCCGAGGCCGGGGCCGATCCCGCGCAGGAGATCGCCTTCACGCTGGCCAACGGCATCGCCTACGTCCGCACCGCGCTGGCCGCCGGGATGGCGGTGGACGACTTCGCGCCGCGGCTCTCCTTCTTCTTCGTGGCCCGCACCACGCTGCTCGAGGAGGTGGCCAAGTTCCGTGCCGCGCGCCGGATCTGGGCCCGGATCATGCGCGACACCTTCGGCGCGCGGAACCCGAAGTCGCAGATGCTGCGGTTCCACACCCAGACCGCCGGCGTCCAGCTGACCGCCCAGCAGCCCGAGGTCAACCTGGCCCGGGTCACCGTCCAGGCGCTGGCCGCCGTGCTGGGCGGCACCCAGTCGCTGCACACCAACAGCTTCGACGAGGCCATCGCGCTGCCCACCGAGAAGGCGGCCCGGCTGGCGCTGCGCACCCAGCAGGTGCTGGCCTACGAGAGCGATGTCACCGCGACCGTCGACCCCTTCGCCGGCTCCTACGCGGTGGAGGCGATGACCGACGAGGTGGAGGCGGCGGTGCTGGGCCTGCTGGAGCGGATCGAGGAACTCGGCGGTGCGGTGGCCGCGATCGAGCAGGGCTACCAGAAGGCCGCGATCGAGCGCACCGCCTACCGGATCCAGCAGGAGACCGACGCGGGCGAGCGGACCGTGGTCGGGGTCAACCGCTTCCAGCAGGCGGTGGAGGAGCCGTACCAGCCGCTGCGGGTGGACCCGGCGATCGAGGCCCGGCAGGCCGGCCGGCTGGCCCGGCTGCGGGCCGAGCGGGACCGCTCGGCGGTGGACCGCGCGCTGCGCGGGCTGCGCCGGGCGGCCGAGGGCAGCGACAACGTGCTGTACCCGATGAAGGAGGCACTGGCCGCGCGGGCCACGCTCGGCGAGGTGAGCGATGCGCTGCGCCAGGTCTGGGGGATGTACCGACCGGTGGAGCGCTTCTGA
- a CDS encoding SDR family oxidoreductase, with protein MGTGQQKIAVVTGASSGIGAATARRLADEGFEVVLTARRTERIEQLAKEIEGRGGVARAITLDVTDRAAVDAFAVALGRVDVLVNNAGGAFGAESVERGDPADWLAMYQVNVLGVLHMTQALLPGLRESGDGTVLILSSTAALAAYEGGGGYVAAKHAAHTIAATLRLELVGEPIRVIEIAPGMVRSEGFAVTRFRGDEAKAAAVYQGVSHPLTSEDIADTVAWAVTRPSHVNIDLLVVRPRAQASNYKVHRD; from the coding sequence ATGGGTACCGGTCAGCAGAAGATCGCGGTGGTCACGGGCGCGAGCAGCGGGATCGGCGCGGCAACCGCGCGGCGGCTGGCGGACGAGGGCTTCGAGGTGGTGCTGACCGCGCGTCGCACCGAGCGGATCGAGCAGCTCGCCAAGGAGATCGAGGGCAGGGGCGGCGTCGCGCGCGCGATCACCCTGGACGTCACCGACCGGGCCGCGGTGGACGCCTTCGCCGTCGCGCTGGGCCGGGTCGACGTGCTGGTCAACAACGCCGGCGGGGCCTTCGGCGCCGAGTCGGTCGAGCGGGGCGACCCGGCCGACTGGCTGGCGATGTACCAGGTGAACGTGCTGGGTGTGCTGCACATGACCCAGGCGCTGCTGCCCGGCCTGCGGGAGAGTGGCGACGGCACGGTGCTGATCCTCTCCTCCACCGCCGCGCTGGCCGCCTACGAGGGCGGCGGCGGGTACGTGGCCGCCAAGCACGCCGCGCACACCATCGCCGCCACGCTCCGCCTGGAGCTGGTCGGCGAGCCGATCCGGGTGATCGAGATCGCCCCGGGCATGGTCCGCTCGGAGGGCTTCGCGGTCACCCGGTTCCGCGGCGACGAGGCCAAGGCGGCCGCCGTCTACCAGGGCGTCTCGCACCCGCTGACCTCCGAGGACATCGCCGACACGGTGGCCTGGGCGGTCACCCGCCCCTCGCACGTCAACATCGACCTGCTGGTGGTCCGCCCGCGCGCCCAGGCCTCCAACTACAAGGTGCACCGGGACTGA
- a CDS encoding 2-oxo-4-hydroxy-4-carboxy-5-ureidoimidazoline decarboxylase, producing MSEPTSPFPPPEEDPLASDIPADIPAPRPTTQPSPAVGLHRFNEADPGAAEEALLACCGSHRWALRLTAHRPYPDLDSLLAAASEASYDLRPTDLAEALADESWMPQPLLGMRAPGSQAAHTALRAAHAAYESRFGHVFVVALDGVEPEEMLDTVLSSIRTRLANEPDEERLIAAEELRRIALHRLEHLVASSTAG from the coding sequence ATGTCCGAACCCACGAGCCCCTTTCCGCCTCCCGAGGAGGACCCGCTGGCCAGCGACATCCCGGCCGACATCCCCGCGCCACGGCCGACCACCCAGCCCAGCCCAGCGGTCGGACTGCACCGGTTCAACGAGGCCGACCCCGGCGCCGCGGAGGAGGCCCTGCTCGCCTGCTGCGGCAGCCACCGCTGGGCCCTGCGGCTGACCGCCCACCGCCCCTACCCGGACCTGGACTCGCTGCTGGCCGCCGCCAGCGAGGCCTCCTACGACCTGCGCCCCACCGACCTGGCCGAGGCGCTGGCCGACGAGAGCTGGATGCCGCAGCCGCTGCTCGGCATGCGGGCCCCCGGCAGCCAGGCGGCGCACACCGCGCTGCGCGCCGCGCACGCCGCCTACGAGTCGCGGTTCGGGCACGTCTTCGTGGTCGCTCTGGACGGCGTCGAACCGGAGGAGATGCTGGACACCGTACTCAGCTCGATCCGCACCCGGCTGGCCAACGAGCCGGACGAGGAGCGCCTGATCGCCGCCGAGGAACTGCGCCGGATCGCGCTGCACCGACTGGAGCACCTGGTCGCCAGCAGCACGGCCGGCTGA
- the sdhC gene encoding succinate dehydrogenase, cytochrome b556 subunit: MPAGTLYRGREGMWSWVAHRVTGVLIFFFLLVHVLDTALVRVSPQAYDSVINTYKTPLVNLMEYGLTAAILFHALNGLRVIAVDFWSKGPKYQKQMLWSVVGLWVVLMAGAFWGILQHTLLTWFGK; the protein is encoded by the coding sequence GTGCCGGCTGGAACGCTGTACCGCGGCCGCGAAGGCATGTGGTCCTGGGTGGCTCATCGAGTCACTGGCGTCCTCATTTTCTTCTTCCTTCTCGTCCATGTCCTGGACACCGCACTGGTGCGGGTCTCGCCACAGGCGTACGACTCCGTCATCAACACCTACAAGACTCCGCTGGTGAACCTGATGGAGTACGGCTTGACCGCCGCCATCCTGTTCCACGCCCTGAACGGCCTGCGGGTCATCGCGGTGGACTTCTGGTCGAAGGGCCCGAAGTACCAGAAGCAGATGCTGTGGAGCGTCGTCGGCCTCTGGGTCGTGCTGATGGCCGGAGCCTTCTGGGGCATCCTGCAGCACACCCTGCTCACCTGGTTCGGGAAGTGA
- a CDS encoding succinate dehydrogenase hydrophobic membrane anchor subunit, protein MSTDTSDIELVSSSQAHTGKGLGTGNPADAFVIQPPRTRTTKTPRRTRTNFEMLAWLFMRLSGVVLVVLILGHLLIMLLLDHGVSKINFAFVAGRWASPFWQGWDLLMLWLAMLHGANGMRTVINDYAEKDSTRLWLKGLMGAATVFTVLLGTLVIFTFDPNI, encoded by the coding sequence ATGTCTACTGACACCTCCGACATCGAGCTGGTCTCCTCCTCGCAGGCGCACACCGGCAAGGGCCTGGGCACCGGCAACCCCGCCGACGCCTTCGTCATCCAGCCGCCGCGCACCCGCACCACGAAGACCCCGCGACGCACCCGGACCAACTTCGAGATGCTCGCCTGGCTCTTCATGCGCCTGTCGGGCGTCGTGCTGGTCGTGCTGATCCTGGGTCACCTGCTGATCATGCTGCTGCTGGACCACGGCGTGTCGAAGATCAACTTCGCCTTCGTGGCCGGCCGCTGGGCCTCGCCGTTCTGGCAGGGCTGGGACCTGCTGATGCTCTGGCTGGCCATGCTGCACGGCGCCAACGGCATGCGCACCGTGATCAACGACTACGCCGAGAAGGACTCCACTCGGCTCTGGCTGAAGGGCCTGATGGGCGCCGCCACGGTCTTCACCGTGCTGCTCGGCACCCTGGTCATCTTCACCTTCGACCCGAACATCTAA